The following proteins come from a genomic window of Iamia sp. SCSIO 61187:
- a CDS encoding TetR/AcrR family transcriptional regulator has product MTAPATAPDTRTAIIEAARARLWTEGHAGVSTRKVAAAAGVPLSQLHYHFGSKQGLLLAVLEAENQRLLDRQQRMYSSDRPLWQRYEQACDFLDEDLESGYVRVLQEMIAEGWTNEAVGASVRQVLMGWYTLLTSVAEEAEARFGSLGPFTAAEVAVLIGNAFLGSEALILLGFERDELPVRAALRRLGVLIRDMEQESGDGDASAHP; this is encoded by the coding sequence ATGACCGCACCTGCGACCGCCCCGGACACCCGCACCGCCATCATCGAGGCGGCGCGCGCCCGGCTCTGGACCGAGGGCCACGCCGGAGTGAGCACCCGCAAGGTCGCAGCGGCCGCCGGCGTCCCCCTCAGCCAGCTCCACTACCACTTCGGGTCCAAGCAGGGGCTGCTGCTCGCCGTCCTCGAGGCCGAGAACCAGCGTCTGCTCGACCGCCAGCAGCGCATGTACTCGTCGGATCGGCCGCTCTGGCAGCGCTACGAGCAGGCCTGCGACTTCCTCGACGAGGACCTCGAGTCGGGCTACGTGCGGGTGCTGCAGGAGATGATCGCCGAGGGGTGGACGAACGAGGCGGTGGGGGCGTCTGTCCGCCAGGTGCTGATGGGCTGGTACACCCTCCTGACGTCCGTGGCCGAGGAGGCCGAGGCCCGCTTCGGCAGCCTCGGCCCCTTCACCGCAGCCGAGGTGGCGGTGCTCATCGGCAACGCCTTCCTCGGGTCCGAAGCCCTGATCCTGCTGGGCTTCGAGCGCGACGAGCTCCCCGTCCGCGCCGCCCTCCGGCGCCTCGGGGTGCTCATCCGCGACATGGAGCAGGAGAGCGGAGACGGCGATGCGAGCGCGCACCCCTGA
- a CDS encoding DUF808 domain-containing protein, which translates to MAGGLVGLLDDIAALAKLAAASVDDVGVAASRASVKAAGVVVDDAAVTPAYVRGLAAERELPIIKRIAIGSLRNKVLVILPIALILSAIAPTLVEVILMCGGSFLAYEGAHKIIHALRHDDDDHDVPAVEQGPEAEERTIAGAIRTDFILSAEIMVIALKEVLDEPVVARGVILAIVGVLITVVVYGVVALIVKMDDIGLRLAERPSPRSQRAGRLLVAGMPKLLAWLSVIGTAAMLWVGGHILLVGADELGWEWPYHLVHDLEHGVEDVAGIGGVLAWLVNTAASAVVGMAVGTVIALVVARVQARRAKDEPAGAHH; encoded by the coding sequence ATGGCAGGCGGACTGGTCGGGTTGCTCGATGACATCGCTGCGCTGGCCAAGCTGGCCGCCGCCTCGGTCGACGACGTCGGGGTCGCGGCCAGCCGGGCGAGCGTGAAGGCGGCCGGCGTCGTGGTCGACGACGCCGCCGTGACCCCCGCCTACGTCCGGGGCCTCGCCGCCGAGCGCGAGCTGCCCATCATCAAGCGGATCGCCATCGGGTCGCTGCGCAACAAGGTGCTCGTGATCCTCCCGATCGCGCTGATCCTCAGCGCCATCGCCCCGACGCTCGTCGAGGTGATCTTGATGTGCGGCGGCTCGTTCCTGGCCTACGAGGGGGCGCACAAGATCATCCACGCCCTCCGCCACGACGACGACGACCACGACGTCCCCGCGGTCGAGCAGGGCCCGGAGGCGGAGGAGAGGACGATCGCCGGTGCCATCCGCACCGACTTCATCCTCTCGGCCGAGATCATGGTGATCGCCCTCAAGGAGGTGCTCGACGAGCCGGTGGTGGCCCGCGGGGTGATCCTGGCGATCGTCGGCGTGCTGATCACCGTCGTCGTCTACGGCGTGGTCGCCCTGATCGTGAAGATGGACGACATCGGGCTGCGCCTGGCCGAGCGGCCCTCGCCCCGCTCCCAGCGCGCCGGTCGGCTCCTCGTCGCCGGCATGCCCAAGCTCCTGGCGTGGCTGTCGGTGATCGGCACCGCGGCGATGCTGTGGGTCGGCGGCCACATCCTCCTCGTGGGCGCCGACGAGCTCGGCTGGGAGTGGCCGTACCACCTCGTGCACGACCTCGAGCACGGCGTCGAGGACGTGGCCGGCATCGGCGGGGTGCTGGCCTGGCTGGTGAACACGGCGGCCTCGGCGGTCGTGGGGATGGCCGTGGGCACCGTGATCGCTCTGGTGGTGGCCCGCGTGCAGGCCCGGCGGGCGAAGGACGAGCCAGCCGGCGCGCACCACTGA
- a CDS encoding alpha/beta hydrolase, which produces MRARTPDTTGTTERDGVRLAYEVFGADHDPTVLLLPTWSIIPSRFWKAQVPYLARHHRVVTFDGRGCGRSDRPEGAAAYVDDEFAADAAAVMDATGTERAVAVGLSCGASYGIRLAATHPERVTALVAVSPACGFPIPDPARDPYPWDGELATTDGWAKYNRRYWLEGDYDAFLRFFFGMMFSEPHSTKQIEDCVGWGHEISPATLVDTTAARLGCDGVTCEPAEAVCARVRCPVVVVHGDDDNIRPHALGARLAELTGGSLVIVEGGGHGPHARDPVFLNRLIHDVVERTRGDPPATRTTWAPARSRQPRALYLSSAIGLGHARRDVAIARELRALHPDLQIDWLAQHPVTTVLEEAGETIHPASAELASESAHVEDECGEHDLHAFQAIRRMDEILVANFMVFHDVVEAQPYDLVIADEAWEVDHHLHENPELKRFAYAWMTDFVGWLPMPDGGDHEAGLAADHNAEMIEQRARFRRLRDRSIFVGDPDDVVPDRFGPGLPTIADWTRDEFDFAGYVTGFSPVADRDALRADLGYRPDEQVCVVTVGGSAVGLPLLRRIIGAVPAVRRHLPDLRFLVVAGPRIDPAALPRCRGVTVRSYVPDLHLHLAACDVAVVQGGLTTCMELTANRRPFVYVPLRHHFEQTFHVRHRLDRYRAGHCLPYDELDADTLAKALLDQLTGPLDHRPVATDGAARAAEMLAALL; this is translated from the coding sequence ATGCGAGCGCGCACCCCTGACACCACCGGGACCACCGAACGGGACGGGGTCCGCCTCGCCTACGAGGTCTTCGGGGCCGACCACGACCCGACGGTGCTCCTGTTGCCCACCTGGTCGATCATCCCGTCCCGCTTCTGGAAGGCCCAGGTCCCCTACCTGGCGCGCCACCACCGCGTGGTCACCTTCGACGGACGGGGGTGCGGGCGGTCGGACCGGCCCGAGGGGGCGGCGGCCTACGTCGACGACGAGTTCGCCGCCGACGCCGCCGCCGTCATGGACGCCACGGGCACCGAGCGCGCCGTCGCCGTCGGCCTCTCGTGCGGCGCCTCCTACGGCATCCGCCTGGCCGCCACCCACCCGGAACGGGTCACGGCGCTGGTCGCCGTCAGCCCGGCCTGCGGCTTCCCCATCCCGGACCCCGCCCGCGACCCGTACCCGTGGGACGGCGAGCTCGCCACCACCGACGGCTGGGCCAAGTACAACCGGCGCTACTGGCTCGAGGGCGACTACGACGCCTTCCTGCGGTTCTTCTTCGGGATGATGTTCTCCGAGCCCCACTCCACCAAGCAGATCGAGGACTGCGTCGGGTGGGGCCACGAGATCTCGCCGGCCACGCTCGTCGACACCACCGCCGCCCGCCTCGGGTGCGACGGGGTGACCTGCGAGCCGGCCGAGGCCGTCTGCGCCCGGGTGCGGTGCCCGGTCGTCGTCGTCCACGGCGACGACGACAACATCCGGCCCCACGCCCTCGGCGCCCGCCTGGCCGAGCTCACCGGCGGCTCCCTCGTCATCGTGGAGGGCGGCGGCCACGGGCCCCACGCCCGCGACCCCGTGTTCCTCAACCGCCTGATCCACGACGTGGTCGAGCGCACCCGCGGCGACCCACCCGCGACCCGCACCACCTGGGCCCCGGCCCGGAGCCGCCAGCCCCGGGCCCTCTACCTGTCCTCGGCCATCGGCCTCGGGCACGCCCGGCGCGACGTCGCCATCGCCCGGGAGCTGCGGGCCCTGCACCCGGACCTCCAGATCGACTGGCTGGCCCAGCACCCGGTCACCACCGTGCTGGAGGAGGCGGGCGAGACGATCCACCCGGCCTCGGCCGAGCTGGCCAGCGAGTCGGCCCACGTCGAGGACGAGTGCGGCGAGCACGACCTCCACGCCTTCCAGGCCATCCGCCGGATGGACGAGATCCTCGTCGCCAACTTCATGGTGTTCCACGACGTGGTCGAGGCCCAGCCCTACGACCTGGTGATCGCCGACGAGGCCTGGGAGGTCGACCACCACCTCCACGAGAACCCCGAGCTCAAGCGGTTCGCCTACGCCTGGATGACGGACTTCGTGGGGTGGCTGCCCATGCCCGACGGCGGCGACCACGAGGCCGGTCTGGCGGCCGACCACAACGCCGAGATGATCGAGCAGCGGGCGCGCTTCCGCCGTCTGCGCGACCGGTCGATCTTCGTCGGCGACCCCGACGACGTGGTGCCCGACCGGTTCGGCCCCGGCCTGCCGACCATCGCCGACTGGACCCGTGACGAGTTCGACTTCGCCGGCTACGTGACCGGGTTCTCGCCGGTGGCGGACCGCGACGCCCTCCGGGCCGACCTCGGGTACCGACCCGACGAGCAGGTCTGCGTCGTCACCGTCGGCGGCTCCGCCGTCGGGCTCCCGCTGCTGCGCCGCATCATCGGCGCCGTGCCGGCCGTCCGGCGCCACCTCCCCGACCTGCGCTTCCTCGTCGTCGCCGGGCCGCGGATCGACCCCGCCGCCCTCCCGCGGTGCCGGGGCGTGACGGTACGGTCCTACGTCCCCGACCTGCACCTGCACCTCGCCGCGTGCGACGTGGCCGTCGTGCAGGGCGGGCTGACCACGTGCATGGAGCTCACGGCCAACCGGCGGCCGTTCGTGTACGTGCCCCTGCGCCACCACTTCGAGCAGACCTTCCACGTCCGCCACCGCCTGGACCGCTACCGGGCCGGGCACTGCCTCCCCTACGACGAGCTCGATGCCGACACGCTCGCCAAGGCGCTCCTCGACCAGCTCACCGGACCCCTCGACCACCGACCCGTCGCCACCGACGGCGCCGCCCGGGCCGCCGAGATGCTCGCCGCCCTCCTCTGA